One genomic segment of Hordeum vulgare subsp. vulgare chromosome 2H, MorexV3_pseudomolecules_assembly, whole genome shotgun sequence includes these proteins:
- the LOC123431278 gene encoding uncharacterized protein LOC123431278 produces the protein MSMAEEQYYAGPRAAPHGLLVAVVLGLLIAWPLFLQGDGGEAFTDTIAELLGPVGLLLLPVGLLIIISLLSSDRGPHMLAFGGSPDTVHHVGGSPIGVALMLALILALLYYRYALFGGGGDEDE, from the coding sequence ATGTCAATGGCGGAGGAGCAGTACTACGCTGGCCCGCGCGCGGCCCCGCACGGGCTGCTGGTGGCGGTAGTGTTGGGGCTGCTGATTGCATGGCCGCTTTTCCTGCAGGGTGACGGCGGCGAGGCATTCACCGATACCATCGCCGAGCTGCTCGGCCCCGTGGGCCTGCTCCTCCTCCCTGTGgggctcctcatcatcatcagccTCCTCTCCTCCGACCGTGGCCCTCACATGCTCGCGTTCGGCGGCTCGCCCGACACCGTGCACCACGTCGGGGGATCTCCCATCGGCGTGGCGCTCATGCTGGCCCTCATCCTCGCCCTCCTCTACTATCGGTATGCgctcttcggcggcggcggagacgaagACGAGTAG
- the LOC123428485 gene encoding oxalate--CoA ligase — MEALTLTSLLKAAAAAFPDRRAIAVHGKIDLTHAALDALVDAAAARLAAGPDGLRPGQTVALCFPNTVELVVMFLAVIRARGVAAPLNPAYTQEEFEFYLSDSGARLLVTGADGNAPAQAAAAKLALPHAVAATLTDPAGPLALAGLPDTQDDHPAPQNGTVHHENENEPSDVALFLHTSGTTSRPKGVPLTQRNLAASVQNIRGVYRFVETDATVVTLPLFHVHGLMCALLSSLASGASVALPAAGRFSASTFWADMLAAGATWYTAVPTIHQIILDRHTSRPEPRYPALRFVRSCSASLAPVILERLEAAFGAPVLEAYAMTEASHMMTSNPLPQDGPRKPGSVGRAAGAMEVAVLDEAGNKVPADERGEVCIRGANVTGGYKTADPGANAAAFAHGWFHTGDIGVMDGEGYVRLVGRIKELINRGGEKISPIEVDSVLLGHPDVAQAVSFGVPDDKYGEEIHCAVIPRGGAAVALGEEEVVAFCRKNLAAFKVPKKVYIADDLPKTATGKIQRRIVAQHFFVPTAAAAAKA; from the exons ATGGAGGCCCTCACGCTCACCTCCCTCCtcaaggccgccgccgccgccttcccgGACCGCCGCGCCATCGCCGTCCACGGCAAGATCGACCTCACGCACGCCGCGCTCGACGCCCTCGTCGATGCCGCCGCCGCGCGCCTCGCCGCCGGCCCCGACGGGCTCCGCCCCGGCCAGACCGTCGCGCTCTGCTTCCCCAACACCGTCGAG CTGGTGGTGATGTTCTTGGCGGTGATCCGGGCGCGCGGCGTGGCGGCGCCGCTCAACCCGGCCTACACACAGGAGGAGTTCGAGTTCTACCTCTCCGACTCCGGCGCGCGCCTGCTCGTCACCGGCGCCGACGGCAACGCGCCCGCGCAGGCCGCGGCCGCCAAGCTCGCCCTCCCCCACGCCGTCGCCGCCACGCTCACCGACCCCGCCGGCCCGCTAGCCCTCGCCGGCCTGCCGGACACCCAAGATGACCACCCCGCGCCCCAGAACGGCACCGTCCACCACGAGAACGAGAACGAGCCGTCGGACGTGGCCCTGTTCCTGCACACCTCCGGCACGACGAGCCGGCCCAAGGGTGTGCCGCTGACGCAGCGCAACCTGGCCGCCTCCGTCCAGAACATCCGCGGCGTGTACCGGTTCGTGGAGACGGACGCGACGGTGGTGACGCTGCCGCTGTTCCACGTGCACGGGCTCATGTGCGCGCTGCTGTCCTCGCTGGCGTCCGGCGCGTCGGTGGCGCTCCCCGCCGCCGGCCGGTTCTCGGCGTCCACGTTCTGGGCCGACATGCTGGCGGCGGGCGCGACGTGGTACACGGCGGTGCCGACCATCCACCAGATCATCCTGGACCGGCACACGTCCCGGCCGGAGCCGCGGTACCCGGCGCTCCGGTTCGTGCGCAGCTGCAGCGCGTCGCTGGCGCCGGTGATCCTGGAGCGGCTGGAGGCGGCGTTCGGGGCGCCGGTGCTGGAGGCCTACGCCATGACGGAGGCGTCCCACATGATGACCTCGAACCCGCTGCCGCAGGACGGGCCACGGAAGCCAGGGTCGGTGGGGCGCGCGGCGGGGGCGATGGAGGTGGCGGTGCTGGACGAGGCCGGCAACAAGGTCCCCGCCGACGAGCGCGGGGAGGTGTGCATCCGCGGGGCGAACGTGACGGGCGGGTACAAGACGGCGGACCCGGGGGCGAACGCGGCGGCGTTCGCCCACGGTTGGTTCCACACGGGGGACATCGGGGTGATGGACGGCGAGGGGTACGTGAGGCTGGTGGGGCGGATCAAGGAGCTTATCAACCGGGGCGGCGAGAAGATCTCGCCCATCGAGGTGGACTCGGTGCTGCTTGGCCACCCGGACGTGGCGCAGGCGGTGTCGTTCGGCGTCCCCGACGACAAGTACGGCGAGGAGATCCACTGCGCGGTGATCCCGaggggcggggcggcggtggcgctgggcgaggaggaggtggtggccttCTGCAGGAAGAACCTGGCGGCCTTCAAGGTGCCCAAGAAGGTGTACATCGCCGACGACCTCCCAAAGACCGCCACCGGCAAGATCCAGCGCCGCATCGTCGCGCAGCACTTCTTCGTGccgaccgccgccgccgccgccaaggcCTAG